TTCTAAGTTTAATTGATATTTCTGTGCTATCAATGATTATTAATAATCTTTTATTAGTGTAACTGAATCACATTTATATTTATTGGAATATTATTTATTAAAAAACAAAAAGGAGTTGAAGATTATGGCTGATGTAGAAATTAAAACCAAAGTTGCAGAAACATTATCTCAAAAAGATGTTGGTAAGAATATTGCTAAATTAGATATGGAATCTATGTTTAAACTTGGCCTTAAAGATGGAGATTTAATAGAAATTATCGGATCTAAAAATACTGCAGCTATCGCAATTGCCTCTCAATCTGATATGGAAACAATTGTTAGGATAGATGGTACTACTCGTAAAAATTCAGGTGCTTCAATAGGTGAAGAAGTCACTATTAAAAGAGCAGAAGCAAAAGAAGCTAAAAAGATTGTTCTCGCTCCTATTGATGCAAGAATTAGAATTGGCGGAGATTTGAATAGGGCATTTAGAAACCAGATAATGGTTCAAGGTGACTTAATAAATACTGGAATTAAAACTCCTCAAAGAAGAAGCTCTATGGGTGGAGGATTTTTCGATGATATCTTTGACGATATGATGAATGTTCCAGGTATTGGTGCAATGAGCCAAATCAAATTAGCAGTTGTTAGTACAAATCCTGGAGGAGTTGTTAAAGTTGGACCAAACACTAAAGTAGAAATCAATGAAGAGCCAGTTGATGTTTCTAAATTAGACGGTGTTTCTAATCTTGTAGATATTAGTTACGATGATATTGGAGGCTTAAAAGAGGAGGTTAAAAAGGTAAGAGAGATGATTGAAATTCCTCTTAAAAAGCCGGAATTATTTGATAAATTAGGTATTGCTCCTCCAAAGGGAGTTTTAATGCATGGACCTCCAGGTACTGGTAAGACATTACTTGCAAAGGCTGTAGCAAATGAAAGTGATGCTCACTTTATTGTAATTAATGGTCCTGAAATCATGAGTAAATATGTCGGTGGCTCTGAAGAGAACTTAAGAGAATTCTTTGAAGAAGCAGAAGAAAATGCACCATCCATTATATTTATTGATGAGTTGGATGCTATTGCACCTAAACGTGAAGAAACTCAAGGTGAAGTGGAAAGAAGAACTGTTGCACAACTTTTAACCTTGATGGATGGACTTAATTCAAGAGGTCAAGTGGTTGTTATCGGTGCAACAAATAGGCCAGATTCCCTTGATGGTGCACTTAGAAGACCTGGTAGGTTTGATCGTGAAATCGAAATTGGTGTACCTGATAAAGAGGAACGTAAAGAAATCATGGAAATCCATACAAGAGGAATGCCTCTTGATGAAGATGTTGATTTAGATGATTTGGCGGATACCACTCATGGTTTTGTAGGTGCAGACCTTGAAGCATTAGCTAAAGAAGCAGCTATGAGAGTTGTAAGAAGAATCATTCCGGACTTAGGTGCTGATGATGAGATTCCACCTGAAGTTTTAGAAAAACTTGTAGTAACTAAAGATGACTTTAAATCTGCACTTAGAGAAATTCAACCATCTGCTTTAAGAGAAGTTCTTGTACAAGTTCCAAACGTTGTTTGGGATGATGTTGGTGGATTGGATGAAGCTAAACAAGAATTGAAAGAAGCTGTAGAATGGCCTCTTAAATATCCAGATAAATTTAAAGAATTTGGTGTAAGGCCACCAAAAGGTACTTTATTATATGGTATTCCAGGTACTGGTAAAACCATGCTTGCAAAGGCTGTAGCAAATGAAAGTGAAGCTAACTTCATTGCAATTAAAGGACCAGAACTCTTATCTAAATGGGTTGGTGAGTCTGAGAAAGGTGTAAGAGAAGTCTTTAGAAAAGCAAGACAAACTGCTCCTACTGTAATATTCTTCGATGAAATTGATTCTATTGCAAGTTCAAGAGGAGCAGAATCTGGTGATTCTGGAGTAACTAAACGTGTTGTAAATCAATTATTAACTGAAATCGATGGTCTTGAAGAGTTAGAGGATGTTGCAATTATTGCAGCTACAAACAGGCCGGATATTATTGATCCAGGTCTTATGAGGCCAGGTAGATTTGATAGACATATTAAAGTTGACACTCCTAATGAAGAGGCAAGACTTGCAATATTTAAAGTTCACACTAAGGATATGCCTCTTGCCAAAGATGTAAAACTTAAAAAATTAGCTAAAAATACCGAAGGATATGTTGGAGCAGATATTGAAGCAGTTTGCCGTGAGGCTGCAATGTTATCTTTAAGGGATAATATAGAAGCTAGCGAAGTTTCAGCAAAATTCTTCGATGAAGCTATGGAAAAAGTGAAGCCAAAAAGTGTAAGTGATGAAGAAGAGTTAATCCAATATTACTAATTGGACTAATTCCTTCATTACTTTTTCCTCCTATGATTAATGTTTTCTAAATTATTAAATCACAAATTATACCAATAACCCATAAAAATACACTATAAAACAAATCATATTTAATATATCATATAATATAAAAACACTAAAAACACCTATAATATGTGTAAATGAAATAGGTTTAATAATGAATTAAAGAATAGATTTTTTATGCCTTTTAATCTATCTTTAATTCATTATCTTGTGTTTTTTATTCTCTTTTATTTATTTATTTTTAATTCATTTTTCTGTGTTTTTTTATTCTTTTTTTATTTATTTTTAATTCGTTTTTCTGTGTTTTTTATTCTTTTTTTACTAAATTTTTTATTAAACTTCTAATTATTTTTATCATTTTTTATTTCAAAAATCTATTTATTTAAAAAATAATAAATTAATTATTAAGTTGAATTATTAATCTAAAAATTTTTAATAGATATTTGATTGTCTGATTAATTAATAAAATTGTGGGATTATTATGGATAAACATGTGATTGAAGCTTTAGGTAGAGCTAAAATAACAATTCAAGATGGAAAAGTTGTTGATATAGGGGAACCTATGATTGAATACTGCCCTTTATTTCATAAACATAGGGGAATTGAGAAATTAACAGAAGATGAAATTAGAAATAATATTCAATTTAGAATAGATGACTTTGGAATGTGTAAATCTAATCGCCAATTGAGATTAAAGGACTTTTTGTCATTTGGCATTTCTGAAATATTATCTACCTTGCTTGCTGATGAGATTATAGATTGTGCTGTAATGGTTTGTGAAGGTTGTGGAACTGTAATCGTCTCAGAAAGCGATTTAGCTCAAGGAGTAGGTGGAAGAGTTTCAGGGCTTGTTGAAACTAGTCCAATTCCAGAACTTATCAGTGAATTTTCACCAAATCATATTGTGGATGGAGAAACTGCAATAATTGATCAGGTTGAAGGATTTAAATTAGCTGTTGAAAATGGATATAAAAATATTGCAGTAACGATTGCATTTCCAGAGGATGGGATTATTATTAGGCAGCTAGAAAAAGAGTATGAAGATCTAAATGCTTATTTATTTGCAGTTCATACAACTGGCCTTTCTAGGGAAGAATCAGAGCTTATATTTGATTTAAGTGATGTAGTTACTGCATGTGCTAATAAACACTTAAGGGATATTGCTTATGAGGAAGAAATATTCTCTGTAGGTAGTTCTATTCCTATTTATGCTGGAAGTGAAAAAGGTGAAGAATTTATTAAACTAAGATTGGACAAAATAGGAGGTCCTAAAAAGAAAACAGGAAACTCTAAACATCCCTATCCTTTAATTTAATTTATTTTATTTATTTAAATCATTTTTCATTTTAGATTTTTAATGCTGCTTTTAGAGAAGTGTCCATTTATAAGCTAATTAAAATTATTAAAGAATTGATTAATTAAATGAATGTTTTTTAAATAAATATTCAAATAATTAATTGAAAAGCATAAAATTTATCTTGTGAAAAATATAAAATAAAATTGGTGAAAAGTATAAAATAAATACGATGAAAAGTATAAAATAAATACGATGAAAAGTATAAAATAAAATAGGTGAAAAGTATAAAATAAATATGATGAAAAGTATAAAATAAAACAGGTGAAAAATATAAAAAAGTGATTATGATGAAAAAATATTTGCCAAGATATACTGACCAGGAACTTAAAGAATCTCTAGAATATATGGGTGCTGTACTGATAACTGGTCCGAAGTGGTGCGGTAAGACTACAACAGCCAAACAACAATGTAGAAGTCTAAAAGAATTACAACATCCTATTCATGGAAAATCTTACTTAAAACTTGCAGACACTAATCCGATAGAACTCTTAAAAGGTGAAAAACCAATCTTAATTGATGAATGGCAAATGGCACCAGAACTATGGGATACTGTAAGATATTTGGTAGATGAATCAGATGAAGATGGACTATATGTCTTAACTGGCTCAACAATAGTAGATGAGAGTAAAATCATGCACTCAGGAGCAGGTAGGATAAAAAGAATTCTAATGCGTCCAATGAGCTTATATGAAAGTGGAGAATCCACAGGGGCAAT
This sequence is a window from Methanobrevibacter olleyae. Protein-coding genes within it:
- a CDS encoding CDC48 family AAA ATPase, with the translated sequence MADVEIKTKVAETLSQKDVGKNIAKLDMESMFKLGLKDGDLIEIIGSKNTAAIAIASQSDMETIVRIDGTTRKNSGASIGEEVTIKRAEAKEAKKIVLAPIDARIRIGGDLNRAFRNQIMVQGDLINTGIKTPQRRSSMGGGFFDDIFDDMMNVPGIGAMSQIKLAVVSTNPGGVVKVGPNTKVEINEEPVDVSKLDGVSNLVDISYDDIGGLKEEVKKVREMIEIPLKKPELFDKLGIAPPKGVLMHGPPGTGKTLLAKAVANESDAHFIVINGPEIMSKYVGGSEENLREFFEEAEENAPSIIFIDELDAIAPKREETQGEVERRTVAQLLTLMDGLNSRGQVVVIGATNRPDSLDGALRRPGRFDREIEIGVPDKEERKEIMEIHTRGMPLDEDVDLDDLADTTHGFVGADLEALAKEAAMRVVRRIIPDLGADDEIPPEVLEKLVVTKDDFKSALREIQPSALREVLVQVPNVVWDDVGGLDEAKQELKEAVEWPLKYPDKFKEFGVRPPKGTLLYGIPGTGKTMLAKAVANESEANFIAIKGPELLSKWVGESEKGVREVFRKARQTAPTVIFFDEIDSIASSRGAESGDSGVTKRVVNQLLTEIDGLEELEDVAIIAATNRPDIIDPGLMRPGRFDRHIKVDTPNEEARLAIFKVHTKDMPLAKDVKLKKLAKNTEGYVGADIEAVCREAAMLSLRDNIEASEVSAKFFDEAMEKVKPKSVSDEEELIQYY
- a CDS encoding methanogenesis marker 8 protein; this encodes MDKHVIEALGRAKITIQDGKVVDIGEPMIEYCPLFHKHRGIEKLTEDEIRNNIQFRIDDFGMCKSNRQLRLKDFLSFGISEILSTLLADEIIDCAVMVCEGCGTVIVSESDLAQGVGGRVSGLVETSPIPELISEFSPNHIVDGETAIIDQVEGFKLAVENGYKNIAVTIAFPEDGIIIRQLEKEYEDLNAYLFAVHTTGLSREESELIFDLSDVVTACANKHLRDIAYEEEIFSVGSSIPIYAGSEKGEEFIKLRLDKIGGPKKKTGNSKHPYPLI